From Candidatus Dependentiae bacterium, a single genomic window includes:
- a CDS encoding ABC transporter permease, with amino-acid sequence MKKKFGSYVLPLACILTYAFLYTPIIILIIFSFNYSQSPFIWKGFSLRWYTKLFQSVEIVNALKNSFIVALSAMILSIILGTLFIFYSARSFLGHTITLFYASLATPDIVLAVSLLSIFSFLFVPLGLITLIVSHTLIGLGYVIPIIKARFEELDTRFTEASLDLGATETQTLVKVIIPQLSPALIAAGLLVFILSLDDFIIAFFCSGGATQTLPMFIYSMIRAGSTPVVSALSTLLLGISGVIVLILSLLQTKKTGMLQ; translated from the coding sequence GTGAAAAAGAAATTTGGAAGTTACGTATTACCACTCGCGTGCATACTCACCTATGCTTTTTTATACACACCAATTATAATTTTGATTATTTTTTCATTTAACTACTCACAATCTCCCTTTATATGGAAAGGGTTTTCGCTGAGGTGGTACACAAAATTATTTCAATCAGTTGAAATTGTTAATGCTCTTAAAAATTCTTTTATTGTTGCCCTTTCTGCAATGATACTTAGTATCATACTAGGAACCCTTTTCATTTTCTATAGTGCACGTAGTTTCTTGGGACATACTATAACCCTTTTTTACGCAAGTTTGGCCACACCAGATATTGTCTTGGCTGTAAGCTTACTCAGTATTTTCTCTTTTTTGTTTGTTCCACTTGGATTAATCACACTTATTGTAAGCCATACCCTTATTGGACTTGGCTATGTTATCCCTATTATCAAAGCTCGATTTGAAGAACTTGATACTCGTTTTACCGAAGCATCTTTAGATCTAGGTGCAACAGAAACACAAACACTTGTAAAAGTAATTATTCCGCAGCTCTCTCCTGCGCTTATTGCAGCAGGTTTACTCGTCTTTATTTTATCACTTGATGATTTTATTATTGCATTTTTTTGCTCTGGTGGCGCAACACAAACATTGCCAATGTTTATTTATTCAATGATTCGTGCTGGTAGTACACCAGTGGTTAGTGCACTTTCTACTCTCTTGCTTGGTATAAGTGGCGTTATTGTGTTGATACTTTCGTTATTACAAACTAAAAAAACAGGAATGCTACAATGA
- a CDS encoding spermidine/putrescine ABC transporter substrate-binding protein: MTRTWYRIILIRICMASFWIIALLIFLQLPQFITMLYPQKSITIFTWPRILDVNYLQEFEKKTGITLYINYYESNEELLSKLLTTGGQGYDIVIPTDYAVSWLIKHNLLKKLDKSKLAFFNTLRSELLGHYYDLNNDYSVPYFWSIYGLGINKEYFNGKTPEATWALLFDTNLIPDRIGMTNYPREAILITAQYLFGSINALTNNDNIQKIKEVLLKQKEHVATYTDEMAEGLLLSQATPVAVAQSADILRIAKEAPHIDFIIPKEGSFLNIESIVIPAASTNQELVYEFLNYLYQPRVLAHHANEFAFCPPIAGKFDKDSLNFCVDTQKLQTLSFFKDILSIDQINDIWITLMAH; the protein is encoded by the coding sequence ATGACGCGCACATGGTATCGCATCATTTTAATACGAATATGCATGGCATCTTTTTGGATCATTGCACTGTTAATTTTTCTACAGCTACCACAATTTATTACCATGCTATACCCACAAAAAAGTATTACTATTTTTACCTGGCCACGCATTTTGGATGTAAATTATTTACAAGAATTTGAAAAAAAAACCGGCATCACTCTATACATTAATTATTACGAAAGTAATGAAGAACTATTGAGTAAACTACTAACAACTGGTGGACAGGGATACGATATTGTCATCCCAACCGATTATGCAGTTTCGTGGCTTATTAAACACAACCTACTTAAGAAGTTAGATAAAAGTAAACTAGCTTTTTTTAACACACTACGATCAGAACTCCTTGGCCATTATTATGACCTTAATAATGATTATTCCGTTCCATATTTTTGGAGTATATACGGACTTGGTATTAATAAAGAATATTTTAATGGTAAAACACCTGAAGCAACCTGGGCTTTATTATTTGACACAAATTTAATACCCGATCGTATCGGCATGACCAACTATCCACGAGAGGCTATTTTAATTACAGCACAATATCTTTTTGGTTCGATTAACGCACTTACCAACAACGATAATATACAAAAAATTAAAGAAGTTTTACTCAAACAAAAAGAACATGTTGCAACATATACAGATGAAATGGCCGAAGGACTGCTCCTTTCACAAGCTACACCAGTAGCCGTTGCACAAAGTGCAGATATCTTACGAATAGCAAAAGAAGCACCGCATATTGACTTTATCATCCCTAAAGAAGGTAGCTTTTTAAATATCGAATCAATCGTGATTCCAGCAGCCAGTACTAATCAAGAGCTTGTGTATGAATTTCTCAATTATTTATATCAACCGAGAGTACTTGCTCATCACGCGAATGAGTTTGCTTTCTGTCCACCCATAGCAGGTAAGTTCGACAAAGATTCTTTAAATTTTTGTGTTGATACTCAAAAACTACAAACACTTTCTTTTTTCAAGGATATCCTCAGTATTGATCAGATTAACGATATATGGATTACGCTCATGGCACACTAG
- a CDS encoding ABC transporter ATP-binding protein, producing the protein MRNIKIQNIYKSFDGEPILENVSLTIPSGKFFALLGPSGSGKTTLLRLIAGFEQADSGSIILGTQDITHVPIYERRINTVFQHYALFPHLNVFDNVAYGLRIKKINENIIEQKVITMLKKVRLEKQIYKPIDQLSGGQQQRVTLARAIINEPDVLLLDEPLAALDLKLREQMLIELIDLQSELGTTFVYVTHDQFEALTVADHMAVMNADGEIEQVGTPKEIYEFPTSTFVAKFIGTTNVMQGIFHDTQNTHSLSVGGLGTFEIFVPSDKQWVKDATSMYMSIRPEKIDISKKKLPNFSNEIEGTVESIVYHGRSTQYNVRVANKSLIQVFEQNEEHFPQEVIDYDDRVFLHWQKENVVLLER; encoded by the coding sequence ATGAGAAACATTAAGATACAGAATATCTATAAATCATTTGATGGCGAACCAATCTTGGAAAATGTAAGCCTTACTATTCCAAGCGGTAAATTTTTTGCATTGCTTGGCCCGAGTGGTAGCGGTAAAACAACACTACTGCGTCTTATTGCTGGGTTTGAACAAGCAGACAGTGGCTCTATTATTTTGGGGACACAAGACATAACCCATGTACCAATTTATGAACGCCGTATAAATACGGTATTTCAACATTATGCCCTTTTTCCCCATCTTAATGTTTTTGATAACGTTGCCTATGGACTGCGCATAAAAAAAATAAATGAAAATATCATTGAGCAAAAAGTGATTACTATGCTCAAAAAAGTCAGGTTGGAAAAACAAATATACAAACCAATTGATCAGCTCTCTGGTGGTCAACAACAACGAGTTACCCTTGCTCGTGCTATTATCAACGAGCCAGATGTTTTACTATTGGATGAACCACTTGCAGCACTAGATCTAAAATTGCGTGAACAGATGCTTATTGAACTTATTGATTTGCAAAGCGAGCTTGGAACTACATTTGTATACGTCACTCATGATCAATTTGAAGCACTAACTGTTGCTGATCATATGGCAGTAATGAATGCCGATGGCGAAATTGAACAAGTTGGTACTCCAAAGGAAATATATGAATTCCCAACATCAACATTTGTTGCAAAATTTATTGGTACCACCAATGTTATGCAAGGAATATTTCATGATACTCAAAACACACACTCACTTTCTGTTGGGGGACTTGGCACCTTTGAAATTTTTGTACCGTCTGATAAACAGTGGGTAAAAGATGCTACTTCAATGTATATGAGTATACGTCCAGAAAAAATAGATATCAGTAAAAAAAAATTGCCCAATTTTTCAAATGAGATAGAAGGAACAGTTGAATCAATTGTATACCATGGCCGCTCTACACAATACAATGTACGTGTTGCCAACAAGTCACTCATTCAAGTATTTGAACAAAACGAAGAACATTTCCCACAAGAAGTCATCGATTACGATGATCGAGTTTTTTTACACTGGCAAAAAGAGAATGTGGTACTGTTAGAACGATGA
- a CDS encoding BamA/TamA family outer membrane protein, which yields MPSFIYAFIYSSKFWHSRNTRFILSSLFSFFFISSCTTQKITISIADFVHDLDKIDKFFPKSFIANNITYKSDIHFNADEFTYLVDIQKGNMVTANDVKKAIYYLGKKNLFKKIVLQFNLSDLHFVLHGRWTLAKLKCTGLLIGKDAYRQYYTMQPGEPFDIAKHNDACNSIEQTFLHQGYCDGIVTSDLQKDTKTKTITTILHLQRGPQYTIGTVTLKLTSPTTIEKKSDNMQQLCKTIKSCFLNSLAGHTYNKNTIREKTKALHHYLGQKGFLQPTIELQEKIIRTHKKVDLIFRVHVQHKNYFAFSGNHYFSDTQLRNALLEFGSSASLLPTPILAQELQKMYHDKGFWHTTITSQENTSQTLFTIEEGPRATIKAIEFSGVQHFDKEQLASNHFLSFVRQKYFDTTYLKQALDSLLAFYMQQGFWQITVLKTDFIPHEKQHNWYTMRITLDEQQQTYLGTAHVPGHLEAELYLSPLLHTTDSNTQNKQIELKSKNKKKNLNNSNNIPFNFILVQQQREKLTTFFTKRGYSTIQLKPKYTQQLKEKHCVIDIDWHVTLDTKEKRFGKTIIQSNSAFNTTYIMRELAYKEKEAWNQNALKKTINNLKELSIFEHIHLQQDHTYPFDNEQPLILNIQHDDPFEVRTRAGFALRQLSKHFVFGGVTYTAGGTFLYKNPFERGDLIRANVDISRSHRTVQLQYHMPWFFKWPVRTLVQGYTNKHVQPGTIDELKHVYDVTQQGFLLGTHRTWHYVQMGSTVGIEWSKTEVCDDCQYHAIDETHIANAINFAPQLLDKNIAYLMIEPSFFINYLDNTLKPTRGSLSVISCKGMFPLSTIGIRAYLLKIMAEQSFFIPILPFVIAIRIRIGHIFHEQFYTINPTERFYLGGAHSIRSYETDMVPPLGKITNKSSHISFVPQGGKSMFSVNLEVRFPLYKELGAVLFHDIGTLSTSGFADIRTKNVVGGTGLGLRYDTPIGPIRFDVAFKWHKPDPSITRYAWFLTIGHAF from the coding sequence GTGCCGTCATTTATTTATGCATTCATTTATTCTTCTAAGTTTTGGCATAGTAGGAATACACGATTTATTTTATCTTCTTTGTTTTCTTTTTTTTTTATATCCTCCTGTACGACACAAAAAATAACTATCTCTATTGCTGACTTTGTACATGATTTAGACAAAATTGATAAATTTTTTCCAAAATCGTTTATTGCAAACAACATCACATATAAGTCTGATATCCACTTTAATGCTGATGAATTTACCTATCTTGTTGATATACAAAAAGGTAATATGGTTACTGCAAATGATGTAAAAAAGGCCATATATTATTTGGGTAAAAAAAATTTATTTAAAAAAATTGTGCTGCAATTTAACCTGTCAGACCTACATTTTGTTTTACACGGAAGATGGACATTGGCAAAACTTAAATGCACAGGTCTATTAATTGGCAAAGATGCATACCGGCAATATTACACCATGCAACCGGGTGAGCCATTTGATATAGCAAAACACAACGATGCATGCAATAGCATCGAGCAGACATTTTTACACCAAGGATATTGCGATGGTATTGTCACCAGTGATTTACAAAAAGATACAAAAACAAAAACAATTACCACAATACTCCATCTACAACGCGGTCCACAATATACCATTGGAACTGTTACATTAAAATTAACCAGCCCAACTACAATTGAAAAAAAATCAGATAATATGCAACAACTATGTAAAACAATTAAATCTTGCTTTTTAAATTCATTAGCTGGCCACACATATAACAAAAATACCATACGAGAAAAAACAAAAGCATTGCACCACTATTTGGGACAAAAAGGTTTTTTACAACCAACTATTGAACTACAAGAGAAAATAATACGTACACACAAAAAAGTTGATCTTATTTTTCGTGTACACGTACAGCACAAAAATTATTTTGCCTTTTCTGGCAATCACTATTTTTCTGATACACAATTGCGCAATGCACTCTTAGAATTTGGCTCATCTGCTTCATTGTTACCCACACCAATTTTGGCACAAGAATTGCAAAAAATGTATCATGATAAAGGTTTTTGGCACACAACGATTACATCACAAGAAAATACCTCACAAACCCTTTTTACTATTGAAGAAGGGCCGCGTGCTACAATCAAAGCAATTGAGTTTTCTGGTGTACAACATTTTGATAAAGAGCAACTGGCCAGCAATCACTTTTTGAGTTTTGTCAGACAAAAATATTTTGATACTACTTACCTCAAGCAGGCACTCGATTCTTTGCTTGCTTTTTACATGCAACAAGGATTTTGGCAAATCACCGTTTTAAAAACAGATTTTATACCACATGAAAAACAGCATAATTGGTATACCATGCGCATTACTCTGGATGAACAGCAGCAAACATATTTAGGAACCGCACACGTGCCCGGCCATCTTGAAGCAGAGCTATATTTATCGCCTCTTCTACACACCACTGACAGCAACACTCAAAATAAACAGATTGAATTAAAAAGCAAAAATAAGAAAAAGAATCTGAATAATAGCAACAACATACCGTTTAATTTTATACTAGTTCAACAACAGCGAGAAAAATTGACTACTTTTTTCACAAAAAGAGGATACAGTACTATTCAACTCAAACCAAAATACACACAACAACTAAAAGAAAAGCATTGTGTTATAGATATTGATTGGCACGTTACCTTAGACACAAAAGAAAAACGATTTGGTAAAACAATTATTCAAAGCAACAGCGCTTTTAACACTACATATATCATGCGAGAATTGGCATACAAAGAAAAAGAAGCTTGGAACCAAAATGCGCTTAAAAAAACAATAAATAATTTAAAAGAACTTTCTATCTTTGAACATATACATCTACAACAAGATCACACATATCCATTTGATAATGAGCAACCACTTATTCTCAACATTCAGCATGATGATCCATTTGAAGTCCGTACACGTGCCGGTTTTGCACTACGACAGCTAAGTAAACATTTTGTATTTGGCGGCGTCACCTACACTGCTGGTGGAACTTTTTTATACAAAAATCCATTTGAGCGTGGTGATTTAATTCGTGCAAACGTTGATATTAGCCGCTCACATCGTACCGTACAATTACAATATCACATGCCATGGTTCTTTAAATGGCCAGTCCGCACCCTTGTGCAAGGGTATACAAACAAACATGTACAACCAGGAACTATTGATGAATTAAAACACGTATATGATGTAACACAACAGGGATTTTTGCTTGGCACGCACCGTACCTGGCATTATGTACAAATGGGCTCAACTGTTGGTATTGAATGGTCCAAAACAGAGGTATGTGATGATTGCCAATATCATGCTATTGACGAAACACACATTGCTAATGCAATCAATTTCGCACCACAACTTCTCGATAAAAATATTGCATACTTAATGATAGAACCATCATTTTTTATTAATTATCTAGATAATACACTTAAGCCAACACGCGGTTCACTTTCAGTTATTTCATGTAAAGGAATGTTTCCATTGAGTACCATAGGCATTCGTGCCTATTTACTAAAGATAATGGCTGAGCAATCATTTTTTATTCCTATATTGCCATTTGTTATTGCTATACGCATACGCATTGGCCATATTTTTCATGAACAATTTTATACTATTAACCCAACAGAACGTTTTTATTTGGGTGGTGCACACTCAATTCGCAGTTATGAAACTGACATGGTACCACCTCTTGGAAAAATTACTAATAAAAGTAGCCACATAAGCTTTGTACCACAAGGTGGTAAATCTATGTTTAGTGTTAACCTAGAAGTACGATTTCCATTATATAAAGAACTTGGTGCTGTACTGTTTCATGATATTGGTACGCTCAGCACATCTGGCTTTGCTGATATTAGAACAAAAAATGTGGTTGGAGGAACTGGACTTGGCTTGCGATATGATACACCTATTGGTCCTATACGGTTTGATGTTGCATTTAAGTGGCACAAGCCCGATCCATCTATTACACGCTATGCGTGGTTCTTAACAATCGGACATGCATTTTAA
- a CDS encoding ABC transporter permease codes for MNKKSWPALIRQEFPFFLSLPALIWQIMFFYIPLIFLLYLTITHIQYFSMFFNWTYIKIISRSCIMALVTATLSIICAYPISYFLALRAKKIKNTLLFFLLLPFWSSLLILVYAWFFVLEKHGLINTLLLKLGIITQPLMLLNHPASVYIVMLYCYLPFMIMPIYAVLEKLDRRLFEASADLGADGITTALNVTLPLAFSGMRTGFFLVFVPSFGEFIIPQLIGGGKQFFVGSLISHFFLTTQHKALGATFTIIAAAVLVCSTLLIYWLSRKVIQSPHTKTSDFAKASIDTTEDK; via the coding sequence ATGAATAAAAAAAGCTGGCCAGCTCTTATTAGGCAAGAATTTCCATTTTTTTTATCTTTACCAGCACTCATCTGGCAAATCATGTTTTTTTATATTCCACTTATTTTTCTATTGTATTTAACAATTACGCACATTCAATACTTTTCTATGTTTTTTAACTGGACATATATAAAAATTATAAGCCGTTCATGTATCATGGCATTAGTAACTGCAACCCTTTCTATAATATGTGCATATCCCATTTCCTATTTTTTAGCACTACGAGCAAAAAAAATTAAAAATACACTACTCTTTTTTTTGCTCCTTCCTTTTTGGAGTAGTTTACTAATTTTAGTCTATGCATGGTTTTTTGTTTTAGAAAAACACGGACTCATCAACACCTTGCTGTTAAAACTTGGTATTATCACTCAACCACTCATGTTACTTAATCATCCAGCTTCAGTTTATATTGTTATGCTCTATTGTTATCTCCCCTTTATGATTATGCCTATTTATGCCGTATTAGAAAAATTAGATCGTCGCTTGTTCGAAGCTTCTGCAGATTTGGGTGCTGATGGGATAACCACTGCGCTCAACGTAACACTCCCGCTTGCGTTTTCCGGCATGCGAACCGGCTTTTTTTTGGTATTTGTACCTTCATTTGGTGAATTTATTATTCCACAACTGATTGGTGGCGGTAAACAATTTTTTGTTGGATCACTTATCTCTCATTTCTTTTTAACCACGCAACATAAAGCACTTGGTGCAACATTTACCATAATTGCAGCTGCGGTATTAGTATGCTCAACACTCTTGATATATTGGTTGTCTCGGAAGGTAATACAATCTCCCCATACTAAAACTTCCGATTTCGCAAAAGCTTCGATAGATACAACGGAGGACAAGTGA